Proteins from a single region of Oryza brachyantha chromosome 6, ObraRS2, whole genome shotgun sequence:
- the LOC102717536 gene encoding putative heat stress transcription factor A-6a, which translates to MDDYTTTVKEEAEVVVLDGEEAPVPLPVGVAVAPFLVKTFEMVEDPATDAVVSWGASRNSFVVWDPHAFAARLLPLHFKHANFSSFLRQLNTYGFRKVSADRWEFANEDFLGGQRHLLANIRRRRATGTGAASTTTTPRAGTGGGGGGEGEVDRLRRDKEALARELARLRRQQGEARAHLLDMELRVRGTERRQEQCTAFLARALRNPDVLDKIARHHAASLAVEGGKKRRMLGAGADDDGLTLEALVLAAAAAAVPSSGSNTHGTGAVTTDMIWYELLGEEQAEIDVEVDELVASTSAAADTVPASDPWEEMGDEEVQELVQQIDFLASPSS; encoded by the exons ATGGACGACTACACGACGACGGtgaaggaggaggcggaggtggtggtgctggatggggaggaggcgccggTGCCGTTGCCGgtgggggtggcggtggcgccgttCCTGGTGAAGACGTTCGAGATGGTGGAGGACCCGGCGACGGACGCGGTGGTGTCGTGGGGCGCGTCGAGGAACAGCTTCGTGGTGTGGGACCCGcacgccttcgccgcccgcctcctcccgctccaCTTCAAGCACGCCAACTTCTCCAGCTTCCTCCGCCAGCTCAACACCTAC GGGTTCCGGAAGGTgagcgccgacaggtgggagTTCGCCAACGAGGACTTCCTCGGCGGGCagcgccacctcctcgccaacatccgccgccgccgcgccacgggCACGGgcgcggcgtcgacgacgacaacgccgcgcgcggggacaggaggaggcggcggaggagaaggggaggtGGACAGGCTGAGGAGGGACAAGGAGGCGCTGGCGAGGGAGCTggcgcggctgcggcggcagcAGGGGGAGGCGCGGGCGCATCTGCTCGACATGGAGCTCCGGGTGCGGGGCACCGAGAGGCGGCAGGAGCAGTGCACGGCGTTCCTCGCGCGAGCGCTCAGGAACCCCGACGTCCTCGACAAAATCGCGCGCCACCACGCCGCGTCGCTGGCGGTGGAAGGAGGAAAGAAGCGGCGGATgctcggcgcgggcgcggacgacgacggcctcACCTTGGAGGCGCTGGTGCTGGCTGCCGCTGCGGCGGCCGTCCCGTCGTCCGGCTCCAACACCCACGGCACGGGCGCGGTCACCACGGACATGATATGGTACGAGCTGCTCGGCGAGGAGCAGGCGGAGATCGACGTCGAGGTGGACGAGctcgtcgcctccacctccgccgccgccgacacgGTACCGGCGTCGGATCCATGGGAGGAGATGGGCGATGAGGAGGTGCAGGAGCTGGTGCAGCAGATTGACTTCTTGGCCTCGCCGAGTTCTTGA
- the LOC102717811 gene encoding sarcoplasmic reticulum histidine-rich calcium-binding protein — MELALEAAGGGSRAASVSLSADSPEAVLGRGDLGGEADRQVSRRHVSLRLLLGGGGGVAEEEEEGEPRVAFEVVGRNPVVVRSRGGGSRVYRRGEAGELLDGDGVALSLRAPSFWAVRRRRRRGSKGGDVEAEVLDAVERRTRERKERERRAAEEAMEVTADEEAAAADADAAIGGELDAEAEDSKFDPAGIDPIREFGFLSMGHEFDNYPKGRIRPPKDWNWFLEELRKSSDDEDDEGGKSKGRVAKKKNEGQREDDDWTGESENEKASLSRGPSVKRSKYVTRSKEPKKPRNEKSEIKGKNKNVGDEVDEEDEEDDEDETLGGFIVNEEDGPMEEVSEEEGDEFDDDDDDDDDD, encoded by the exons ATGGAGCTGGCGCTCgaagcagccggcggcgggagccgAGCGGCGTCGGTGTCCCTCTCGGCAGACTCCCCCGAGGCCGTGCTCGGCCGCGGCGACCTCGGCGGAGAAGCCGACCGGCAAGTCTCGCGCCGCCACGTgtccctccgcctcctcctcggcggcggcggcggcgtcgcggaagaggaggaggagggggagcccAGGGTCGCCTTCGAGGTCGTCGGGAGGAACCCCGTGGTCGTCCgctcgcgcggcggcgggagcaggGTGtaccggcgcggcgaggccgggGAGCTCCTGGACGGGGACGGGGTCGCGCTGTCGCTGAGGGCGCCGTCGTTCTGGGCggtgcggaggaggaggaggagggggagcaaGGGCGGGGATGTGGAGGCGGAGGTCCTGGACGCGGTGGAGAGGCGCACGAGGGAGcggaaggagagggagaggcgggcggcggaggaagccATGGAGGtcaccgccgacgaggaggctGCTGCGGCGGATGCCGATGCGGCGATCGGTGGGGAATTGGATGCGGAAGCGGAGGATTCGAAATTTGATCCAGCAGGCATCGACCCGATTCGAG AATTCGGGTTCTTATCAATGGGCCATGAATTTGACAACTATCCGAAAGGAAGAATCCGTCCCCCAAAGGATTGGAATTGGTTTCTGGAGGAATTAAGAAAGAGTTCcgatgatgaagatgatgaggGAGGTAAATCAAAGGGTAGAGTCGCTAAGAAGAAGAATGAGGGACAGCGTGAAGATGATGACTGGACAGGCGAGAGTGAGAATGAAAAAGCCTCCCTGTCAAGAGGTCCTAGTGTGAAGAGATCAAAGTATGTGACAAGATCAAAAGAACCAAAGAAACCTCGCAACGAAAAATCTGAGATCAAAGGGAAAAATAAGAACGTTGGGGATGAAGTGGATGAGGAAGATGAAGAggatgatgaagatgaaacACTTGGAGGTTTTATAGTTAATGAAGAGGACGGCCCAATGGAAGAGGTGAGTGAGGAAGAGGGGGACGAGttcgatgatgatgatgatgacgacgacgatgactaA
- the LOC102718093 gene encoding probable phospholipid-transporting ATPase 4 codes for MGRTGGRRRDRLRWSKLYTFNCFRSSATAEAAGPSAVGGSAVGGPGFTRVVHCNDSAVHRRKPFKYPTNYISTTKYNVLTFLPKAIFEQFRRVANLYFLLTAILSLTPVCPFSAVSMIAPLAFVVGLSMLKEGVEDWRRFMQDMKVNNRKVFVHKGDGEFEYRHWEDLAVGDVVKVEKDQFFPADLLLLSSSYEDGICYVETMNLDGETNLKVKRSLEVTLPLEEDESFKDFGGVIRCEDPNPSLYTFIGNLEYERQIYAIDPFQILLRDSKLRNTSFIYGVVVFTGHDSKVMQNSTESPSKRSTIEKKMDFIIYILFTVLVLISLISSIGFAVRIKYDLPNWWYLQPEKSNKLDDPTRPALSGIFHLITALILYGYLIPISLYVSIELVKVLQAHFINQDIHMFDEDTGNTAQARTSNLNEELGQVHTILSDKTGTLTCNQMDFLKCSIAGVSYGVGSSEVEIAAAKQMASGDDDQDIHVQDVWENNEDEIQLVEGVTFSVGKTRKSSIKGFSFEDDRLMEGNWTKEPNSSMVLLFFRILALCHTAIPEVNEATGTLTYEAESPDEGAFLVAAREFGFEFFKRTQSSVFVREKFASSNGPIEREFKVLNLLEFNSKRKRMSVILKDEDGQILLFCKGADSIIFERLAKNGRVFEPDTSKHLNDYGEAGLRTLALSYRVLDESEYSSWNAEFLKAKTTIGPDRELQLERVSDLIEKDLILVGATAVEDKLQKGVPQCIDRLAQAGLKIWVLTGDKMETAINIGYACSLLRQGMRQICLSIATGDQVAQDANKAAKESLMLQIANGSQMVKLEKDPDAAFALVIDGKALTFALEDDMKHMFLNLAIECASVICCRVSPKQKALVTRLVKEGIGKTTLAIGDGANDVGMIQEADIGVGISGVEGMQAVMASDFSISQFRFLERLLVVHGHWCYKRIAQMICYFFYKNIAFGLTIFYFEAFAGFSGQSVYDDWFMLLFNVVLTSLPVISLGVFEQDVSSEICLQFPALYQQGPNNLFFDWYRILGWMANGLYSSLAIFFLNICIFYDQAIRSGGQTADMAAVGTTMFTCIICAVNMQIALTMSHFTWIQHLFVWGSVGTWYLFIIVYGSALRSRDNYQILLEVLGPAPLYWAATLLVTAACNIPYLIHISYQRSCNPLDHHVIQEIKYLKKDVEDQTMWKRERSKARQRTKIGFTARVDAKIKHIRGKLHKKAPSLTIHTVS; via the exons ATGGGCCgtaccggcgggcggcggcgcgaccgcCTGCGATGGAGCAAGCTCTACACCTTCAACTGCTTCCGCTCCTCGGCCACCGCCGAGGCCGCGGGGCCCTCcgccgtcggcggcagcgccgTGGGCGGCCCGGGGTTCACGCGCGTCGTCCACTGCAACGACtccgccgtgcaccgccgcaaGCCGTTCAAGTACCCGACCAACTACATCTCCACCACCAAGTACAACGTCCTCACCTTCCTCCCCAAGGCCATCTTCGAGCAGTTCCGCCGCGTCGCCAACCTCTACTTCCTCCTCACCGCCATCCTCTCGCTCACCCCGGTGTGCCCCTTCTCCGCCGTCAGCATGATCGCGCCGCTGGCCTTTGTCGTTGGCCTCAGTATGCTCAAGGAAGGGGTGGAGGACTGGCGGCGATTCATGCAGGACATGAAAGTGAACAACCGCAAGGTTTTCGTCCACAAGGGCGACGGTGAATTCGAGTACCGCCACTGGGAGGACCTTGCTGTCGGTGATGTGGTCAAGGTTGAGAAGGACCAGTTCTTCCCTGCTGATCTACTACTGTTGTCCTCGAGTTATGAGGATGGCATTTGCTATGTTGAGACTATGAACCTTGACGGTGAGACGAACCTCAAGGTAAAGAGGTCACTTGAGGTTACACTGCCATTGGAAGAGGATGAGTCATTTAAGGATTTCGGTGGAGTGATAAGGTGTGAGGACCCAAACCCAAGCTTGTACACCTTCATTGGTAACCTTGAGTATGAGAGGCAGATATATGCCATTGATCCGTTTCAGATACTTCTGAGGGACTCGAAGCTGAGGAATACATCCTTTATCTATGGAGTGGTCGTTTTTACTGGCCATGACAGCAAGGTGATGCAGAACTCAACTGAGTCGCCATCCAAGAGGAGCACAATCGAAAAGAAGATggattttatcatatatattttgtttactgTATTGGTTCTGATATCACTTATCAGTTCGATAGGATTTGCAGTGAGGATCAAGTATGATTTGCCCAACTGGTGGTACTTGCAGCCAGAGAAGTCCAATAAATTGGATGATCCAACGCGTCCTGCTCTTTCTGGGATATTCCATCTCATTACAGCACTCATTCTTTATGGGTATTTGATTCCTATCTCGCTGTATGTCTCAATTGAACTTGTGAAGGTATTGCAAGCACATTTCATAAATCAGGACATTCATATGTTTGATGAGGATACTGGCAATACTGCTCAGGCGCGGACGTCAAACTTGAATGAGGAGCTTGGCCAGGTTCATACAATTTTGTCAGATAAGACTGGCACTTTGACCTGTAATCAGATGGATTTCTTGAAATGTTCGATTGCTGGGGTTTCATATGGCGTGGGTTCAAGTGAAGTTGAAATCGCAGCTGCAAAACAGATGGCGTCAGGCGATGATGACCAAGATATTCATGTACAAGACGTGTGGGAGAATAATGAGGATGAAATACAGCTAGTGGAAGGAGTAACCTTCAGTGTTGGAAAGACCCGAAAGTCCTCAATAAAAGGTTTTAGTTTTGAGGATGACCGTCTTATGGAAGGGAACTGGACTAAGGAGCCAAATTCTTCTATGGTTCTTCTGTTCTTCAGAATACTTGCTCTTTGTCACACTGCAATTCCCGAGGTCAATGAGGCAACTGGCACTCTTACGTATGAAGCAGAATCACCTGATGAGGGGGCTTTCCTTGTGGCAGCCAGAGAATTcggatttgaatttttcaagaGAACACAATCAAGTGTCTTTGTCAGGGAGAAATTTGCCTCTTCTAATGGCCCAATCGAGAG GGAGTTCAAGGTCCTCAATCTATTGGAATtcaacagcaaaagaaaacgaATGTCAGTAATTCTGAAGGATGAAGATGGGCaaattcttcttttttgcaaAGGAGCAGATAG TATCATATTTGAAAGACTGGCGAAAAATGGAAGGGTGTTTGAACCTGATACGAGCAAGCATCTCAATGATTATGGTGAGGCAGGCTTGCGGACACTGGCTCTATCATACAGAGTGCTCGATGAATCAGAATATTCCTCTTGGAATGCTGAATTTCTTAAAGCAAAGACCACTATTGGACCTGACAGAGAATTGCAACTTGAGCGAGTCTCAGATTTGATTGAAAAAGACCTGATCCTTGTTGGTGCAACTGCAGTAGAGGACAAACTGCAAAAAGGG GTTCCTCAGTGCATAGATCGTTTGGCACAAGCAGGTCTCAAGATCTGGGTTCTGACAGGTGATAAGATGGAAACTGCAATTAACATTGG ATACGCATGCAGTTTATTGAGGCAAGGCATGAGACAGATATGTTTATCAATAGCCACTGGTGACCAAGTAGCCCAGGATGCAAACAAG GCTGCAAAGGAGAGTCTCATGTTGCAAATTGCCAATGGTTCACAAATGGTCAAGCTAGAGAAGGATCCTGATGCAGCATTTGCTCTAGTTATTGATGGAAAAGCTCTTACATTTGCTTTGGAAGATGACATGAAGCATATGTTCCTGAATCTTGCAATAGAGTGTGCTTCTGTCATATGTTGTCGTGTGTCTCCGAAGCAGAAAGCACTG GTGACCCGACTGGTCAAAGAAGGTATTGGAAAAACTACGTTAGCAATAGGTGATGGTGCAAACGATGTAGGCATGATTCAAGAAGCTGATATAGGAGTTGGTATAAGTGGGGTAGAGGGCATGCAG GCTGTGATGGCTAGTGATTTTTCTATATCTCAATTCCGGTTCCTTGAGAGATTACTTGTTGTCCATGGCCATTGGTGCTATAAGAGAATTGCGCAAATG ATCTGCTACTTCTTCTACAAGAATATTGCTTTTGGACTTACTATATTTTACTTTGAGGCATTTGCTGGATTTTCTGGTCAATCAGTTTATGATGATTGGTTTATGCTGCTCTTCAATGTTGTTCTTACCTCACTGCCTGTTATCTCACTTGGAGTATTTGAGCAGGATGTTTCATCTGAAATCTGCTTACAG TTCCCAGCATTATATCAGCAAGGACCAAATAACCTTTTCTTTGATTGGTACCGGATTTTAGGATGGATGGCGAATGGCCTTTACTCATCTCTGgccatcttcttcctcaacATCTGTATATTCTATGATCAGGCGATCCGTTCTGGAGGACAGACTGCGGACATGGCTGCAGTGGGAACTACTATGTTCACCTGCATCATCTGTGCTGTTAACATGCAAATTGCTCTGACAATGAGCCATTTCACCTGGATTCAACACCTCTTTGTTTGGGGCAGCGTAGGAACTTGGTACCTGTTCATAATTGTCTATGGCTCAGCGTTGAGATCCCGTGACAATTACCAGATTCTATTGGAAGTTCTTGGGCCTGCTCCCTTGTACTGGGCAGCAACACTTCTGGTGACTGCTGCTTGCAACATCCCCTACCTGATTCACATATCCTACCAGAGATCATGCAATCCACTTGATCACCATGTGATTCAAGAGATCAAGTACCTGAAGAAAGATGTCGAAGACCAAACAATGTGGAAGAGGGAGCGGTCGAAGGCTCGGCAGCGGACAAAGATCGGTTTCACTGCGAGGGTCGATGCGAAGATCAAGCACATCAGGGGGAAGTTGCATAAAAAGGCCCCATCCTTAACTATCCATACTGTATCGTAG
- the LOC102718373 gene encoding zinc transporter 10-like, whose translation MAFFEEMVTDSWYVVYLRQIAASVPASSCDAAAGGDEECRDEPAALRLKMVAVAAILIAGAAGVAIPLVGSRRRGGGGGGSASSGGLFVLAKAFAAGVILATGFVHMLHDAEHALSNPCLPASPWRRFPFPGFVAMLAALATLVVDFVGTHFYERKHREKAEAAAAATAQEAAAALLEDGALSGTMATAGDGEGRDGGGGGGDKRDAMHIVGIHAHAAAHRHSHAHGHGVCDGGAVHDGHAHGHGHGHGHGHEEGPSARHVVVSQILEMGIVSHSVIIGLSLGVSESPCTIKPLVAALSFHQFFEGFALGGCISEAELKNFSAFLMAFFFAITTPAGISVGAAIASFYNPNSPRALVVEGILDSMSAGILIYMALVDLIAADFLSRKMSCNPRLQVGSYITLFLGAMAMAALALWA comes from the exons ATGGCGTTCTTCGAG GAAATGGTGACGGATTCGTGGTACGTCGTCTACCTCCGCCAGATTGCAG CGTCGGTACCGGCGTCGAgctgcgacgcggcggcgggcggcgacgaggagtgCCGCGACGAGCCGGCGGCCCTGCGGCTCAAGATGGTGGCCGTCGCGGCCATCCTCATCGCGGGCGCGGCTGGGGTCGCTATCCCGCTCGTCGGCAGTaggcggcggggcggtggtggggGCGGGAGCGCGTCGTCCGGTGGGCTGTTCGTGCTCGCCAAGGCGTTCGCGGCGGGGGTGATCCTCGCCACGGGGTTCGTGCACATGCTGCACGACGCGGAGCACGCGCTCTCCAACCCGTGCCTCCCGGCATCCCCCTGGCGGCGCTTCCCGTTCCCGGGGTTCGTCGCCAtgctcgccgcgctcgccacCCTCGTCGTCGACTTCGTCGGCACCCACTTCTACGAGCGAAAGCACCGCGAGAaggccgaggccgcggccgccgcaaccgcccaagaggcggcggcggcgctgctcgaGGACGGTGCGCTGTCGGGAACCATGGCCACGGCCGGGGACGGCGAAGGAagggacggaggaggaggaggaggcgacaaGCGGGACGCCATGCACATCGTCGGGATTCACGCGCATGCGGCCGCGCACCGGCACAGCCATGCGCACGGCCACGGCGTGTGCGATGGGGGAGCTGTGCATGATGGCCACGcgcatggccatggccacggccacggccacggccacgaggAGGGCCCGTCCGCTCGCCATGTGGTCGTCTCGCAG ATTCTGGAGATGGGAATCGTTTCTCACTCGGTCATCATCGGGCTATCGTTGGGCGTCTCTGAGAGCCCGTGTACCATCAAACCTCTTGTTGCTGCCCTCTCATTCCACCAGTTCTTCGAGGGTTTCGCGTTGGGAGGCTGCATTTCTGAG GCTGAGTTAAAGAACTTCTCTGCTTTCCTGATGGCTTTCTTCTTTGCTATCACAACACCTGCTGGGATCAGTGTGGGGGCAGCGATTGCATCGTTTTACAATCCCAACAGCCCCAGGGCTTTGGTGGTGGAGGGAATTCTGGACTCAATGTCGGCCGGTATACTGATCTATATGGCATTAGTGGATCTTATTGCTGCTGATTTTCTTAGCCGGAAGATGAGCTGCAACCCAAGGCTTCAAGTGGGCTCATATATAACTCTGTTTCTTggggccatggccatggcagcCCTGGCCTTATGGGCTTAG